The Immundisolibacter cernigliae genome has a window encoding:
- a CDS encoding zinc ribbon domain-containing protein, whose protein sequence is MTFARSLGTVRAHLTQLNRQPLSRAALTIVLLLDAFVLSSIFDGLARHTAQLTQPDETVPARCRDIVLDRQWTPAGRLEQLGEVVNAHTAASVWQAQASRASPHPVCAPVVGAVDAVLADGALAKRFDDARALRRQSTDLRTQIERLKGSYDTALLEKIAGAEAPTRADTLGRELAAKTGALDEATGRLTQLEAAIGREAPVQALWQRIDAVQAADRERLRADLLQLETWYPVRRLGWELLFLAPLLGLFYAWNAASIRRGRAVQTLVSAHLLVVAFIPVLCKLLQLVYDVLPRHFLRQLMTLLESAHLVALWNYLAIAMAVAASLALIYVVQNKLFARDKLLARRIARGQCQDCGLALPPDSAFCPACGFGQFVPCPHCGQATHVHGRFCRECGQAMGRESTQ, encoded by the coding sequence ATGACGTTCGCACGCAGCCTGGGCACAGTCCGCGCCCATCTGACGCAACTGAACCGCCAACCGCTCAGCCGCGCGGCGCTGACCATCGTGCTGCTGCTCGATGCGTTCGTGCTCAGTTCGATCTTCGACGGCCTGGCCCGGCACACCGCGCAGCTCACGCAGCCGGACGAGACGGTGCCGGCTCGCTGTCGCGACATCGTGCTCGACCGGCAATGGACGCCCGCCGGGCGATTGGAGCAGCTCGGCGAGGTGGTGAACGCGCACACGGCGGCATCCGTCTGGCAGGCACAGGCGTCCCGCGCAAGCCCGCATCCGGTGTGTGCGCCCGTGGTCGGGGCGGTCGATGCCGTGCTGGCGGACGGCGCACTGGCCAAGCGATTCGACGATGCACGTGCGCTGCGTCGCCAAAGTACCGACCTGCGCACGCAGATCGAGCGCCTGAAGGGCAGCTACGACACGGCGTTGCTGGAGAAGATAGCCGGGGCCGAGGCGCCGACGCGCGCCGACACGCTGGGCCGCGAGCTGGCGGCCAAGACCGGCGCGCTCGACGAGGCGACCGGCCGCCTGACGCAGCTCGAAGCCGCCATCGGGCGCGAGGCCCCCGTACAGGCGCTGTGGCAGCGCATCGACGCCGTGCAGGCCGCCGACCGCGAGCGCCTGCGCGCCGATCTGCTGCAGCTCGAAACCTGGTACCCGGTGCGACGCCTGGGCTGGGAGCTGCTGTTCCTGGCGCCGCTGCTGGGGCTTTTCTATGCCTGGAACGCCGCCAGCATCCGCCGCGGCCGGGCGGTGCAGACACTGGTGTCCGCGCACCTGCTGGTGGTGGCGTTCATTCCGGTGCTGTGCAAGCTGCTGCAACTGGTCTACGACGTCCTGCCGCGGCACTTTTTGCGCCAGTTGATGACGCTGCTGGAATCGGCGCACCTCGTCGCACTGTGGAACTACCTGGCGATTGCGATGGCCGTCGCCGCCAGTCTGGCGCTGATCTACGTGGTACAGAACAAGTTGTTCGCGCGCGACAAGCTGCTCGCCCGGCGCATCGCCCGCGGCCAGTGTCAGGATTGCGGCCTGGCGCTGCCGCCGGACAGCGCCTTTTGCCCGGCCTGCGGCTTCGGGCAATTCGTGCCCTGCCCACACTGCGGGCAGGCGACCCACGTACACGGCCGCTTTTGCCGCGAGTGCGGGCAGGCGATGGGTCGGGAATCAACCCAATAG
- a CDS encoding carbon-nitrogen hydrolase family protein yields the protein MTDDTNAALAGADIKLRLRNLVADDYPAIKKIMDRVYPGMGGAWPRKKYQAMLKTFPEGQICIEDNGVAVAAAFSVIVDYDKFGDEHTYDEITGNAYLTTHDPNGDVLYGVDVFVDPDYRNLRLGRRLYEARKELCKNLNLRAIIAGGRIPNYRDQAEHMTPQEYIEAVRRREVYDPILSFQLANDFEVKRVLKGYLPEDKESQGYATLLEWFNIYYEPKDSKLFGARKTVARIGCVQWQMREMHSVEGLVKQVEYFVDALSDYRCDIALFPEFFNAPLMGLAEHRNPAEAIRFLAQFTPRIRDDIQRLAVSYNINIIAGSMPLLEDGELYNVAYLCRRDGSVDTQYKLHPTPHEKRDWAMEGGNRLTAFDTDFGRIGVLICYDVEFPELARLLGDQEMQILFVPFWTDTKNGYLRVRRCAQARAIENECYVAIGGSIGNLPQVDSVDIQYSQTAVFSPSDFSFPHDAIMAETTPNTEMTLIVDVDLDKLQMLQNEGSVRNYLDRRRDLYRVQWLGEG from the coding sequence ATGACTGACGACACCAACGCCGCCTTGGCCGGCGCCGACATCAAGCTGCGCCTGCGCAATCTCGTGGCGGATGACTACCCGGCCATCAAGAAGATCATGGACCGGGTCTACCCGGGCATGGGCGGCGCCTGGCCGCGCAAGAAGTACCAGGCCATGCTCAAGACCTTTCCGGAGGGGCAGATCTGCATCGAGGACAACGGCGTGGCGGTGGCGGCGGCGTTCTCGGTGATCGTCGACTACGACAAGTTCGGCGACGAACACACCTACGACGAGATCACCGGCAACGCCTACCTGACCACGCACGACCCGAACGGCGACGTGCTGTACGGCGTTGACGTGTTCGTCGACCCGGACTACCGCAACCTGCGTCTGGGCCGGCGCCTGTACGAGGCGCGCAAGGAGCTGTGCAAGAACCTGAACCTGCGCGCCATCATCGCCGGCGGGCGCATCCCCAACTACCGCGACCAAGCCGAGCACATGACGCCGCAGGAGTACATCGAGGCGGTGCGCCGGCGCGAGGTCTATGACCCGATCCTGAGCTTCCAGCTGGCCAACGATTTCGAGGTCAAGCGGGTGCTCAAGGGCTACCTGCCGGAGGACAAGGAATCGCAGGGCTACGCCACGCTGCTGGAGTGGTTCAACATCTACTACGAGCCGAAGGACTCGAAGCTGTTCGGCGCGCGCAAGACGGTGGCGCGCATCGGCTGCGTGCAGTGGCAGATGCGCGAGATGCACAGCGTCGAGGGACTGGTCAAGCAGGTCGAGTATTTCGTCGACGCGCTGTCGGACTACCGCTGCGACATCGCCCTGTTTCCGGAGTTCTTCAACGCGCCGCTGATGGGCCTGGCCGAGCACCGCAACCCGGCCGAGGCGATCCGCTTCCTGGCCCAGTTCACGCCACGCATCCGCGACGACATCCAGCGCCTGGCGGTCAGCTACAACATCAACATCATCGCCGGCTCGATGCCGCTGCTCGAGGATGGCGAGCTGTACAACGTGGCCTACCTGTGCCGCCGCGATGGCTCCGTCGACACCCAGTACAAGCTGCACCCGACGCCGCACGAGAAGCGTGACTGGGCCATGGAAGGCGGCAACCGGCTGACCGCGTTCGACACCGACTTCGGGCGCATCGGCGTGCTGATCTGCTACGACGTGGAGTTCCCGGAACTGGCGCGCCTGCTCGGCGACCAGGAGATGCAGATCCTGTTCGTGCCGTTCTGGACCGACACCAAGAACGGCTATCTGCGGGTGCGCCGCTGCGCCCAGGCACGGGCCATCGAGAACGAGTGCTACGTCGCCATCGGCGGCAGCATCGGCAACCTGCCCCAGGTGGACAGCGTGGACATCCAGTACAGCCAGACGGCGGTGTTCTCGCCGTCGGACTTCTCCTTCCCGCACGACGCCATCATGGCCGAGACCACGCCCAATACCGAGATGACGCTGATCGTCGACGTCGATCTGGACAAGCTGCAGATGCTGCAGAACGAGGGCTCGGTGCGCAATTACCTGGACCGCCGCCGCGACCTGTACCGGGTGCAGTGGCTGGGGGAGGGCTAG
- a CDS encoding exodeoxyribonuclease III has translation MPLKIITLNVNGIRSAWRKGLADFLAREQADLVCLQETRVQHPQLTEEMRAPHLCQSFFHHATKPGYSGVAIYTRRAPDRVVEGLGWPDFDAEGRWLQVDYGKLSVVSLYLPSGSSSEARQQIKFGVMERLTPHLKQMLADGREWIICGDINIAHRNIDIKNWRGNQKNSGFLPEERAWLDVLFGDIGWVDAFRVVNQEAEQYTWWSNRGQAWARNVGWRIDYQIVSPGLRDTVLGARIHKDERFSDHAPLIMEYAIDLP, from the coding sequence ATGCCCCTGAAAATCATCACCCTGAACGTGAACGGCATTCGTTCGGCCTGGCGCAAGGGCCTGGCGGACTTTCTGGCGCGCGAGCAGGCCGACCTGGTGTGCCTGCAGGAAACCCGGGTCCAGCACCCGCAATTGACCGAGGAAATGCGGGCGCCGCACCTTTGCCAGAGCTTTTTCCACCATGCCACGAAGCCCGGCTACAGCGGTGTTGCCATATACACCCGACGCGCCCCGGACCGGGTGGTCGAGGGCCTGGGCTGGCCGGACTTCGACGCCGAGGGGCGCTGGTTGCAGGTCGATTACGGGAAGCTGAGCGTGGTGTCGCTGTACCTGCCGTCGGGCTCCAGCAGCGAGGCACGCCAGCAGATCAAATTCGGCGTCATGGAGCGCCTGACGCCGCACCTGAAGCAGATGCTGGCCGACGGGCGCGAGTGGATCATCTGCGGCGACATCAACATCGCCCACCGGAACATCGACATCAAGAACTGGCGCGGCAACCAGAAAAACTCCGGCTTCCTGCCCGAGGAGCGCGCCTGGCTCGATGTGCTGTTCGGCGACATCGGCTGGGTGGACGCGTTTCGCGTCGTCAACCAGGAGGCCGAGCAATACACCTGGTGGTCCAACCGCGGCCAGGCCTGGGCCAGGAACGTAGGCTGGCGGATCGACTACCAGATCGTCTCGCCCGGCCTGCGGGACACGGTGCTCGGTGCGCGCATCCACAAGGACGAGCGCTTCTCGGACCATGCGCCGCTGATCATGGAGTACGCCATCGACCTGCCCTGA
- a CDS encoding type II toxin-antitoxin system PemK/MazF family toxin yields MPTFRQGDVIKVPFPYTDRSTRQSRPALVVSAGSLEEAHGLLWVVMITSAQNRGWPGDVPVGNLAAAGLPVPSVIRAAKIATIEATDASRLGTVAPAVFRRVAQCLANQLGLDARP; encoded by the coding sequence ATGCCGACCTTTAGGCAGGGCGACGTCATCAAGGTGCCGTTTCCGTACACGGACCGCTCCACCCGGCAGTCCAGGCCAGCACTGGTGGTGTCGGCCGGCAGCCTCGAAGAGGCCCACGGACTGCTGTGGGTGGTCATGATCACCAGCGCTCAGAACCGGGGATGGCCGGGCGACGTGCCGGTGGGCAATCTTGCGGCAGCCGGCCTACCGGTGCCGTCCGTGATCCGGGCCGCGAAAATCGCCACCATCGAAGCGACGGACGCGTCCAGGTTGGGTACTGTGGCCCCCGCGGTATTCCGACGGGTGGCCCAATGTCTGGCCAATCAGCTTGGTCTGGACGCCCGACCGTGA
- a CDS encoding type II toxin-antitoxin system PemK/MazF family toxin, producing MGVVRRGEVYWVNLDPTVGIEIRKTRPGLVISPDDMNAALPRVIVAPLTSKAHPLGCRPTVEFGGKQARILLDQLRAIDKRRLGGRVGSIDLALWHPVLVEMLA from the coding sequence ATGGGTGTGGTGAGGCGCGGCGAGGTCTATTGGGTCAACCTCGACCCGACCGTCGGCATCGAAATCCGCAAGACTCGACCCGGCCTGGTGATCTCGCCCGACGACATGAACGCCGCCCTGCCGCGCGTCATCGTGGCGCCACTGACCAGCAAGGCACACCCGCTCGGCTGCCGTCCCACGGTGGAATTCGGCGGCAAGCAGGCGCGCATCCTGCTCGACCAGCTTCGCGCCATCGACAAACGCCGGCTCGGCGGCCGCGTGGGCAGCATCGACCTTGCGTTGTGGCATCCGGTGCTGGTGGAGATGCTGGCATGA
- a CDS encoding AbrB/MazE/SpoVT family DNA-binding domain-containing protein: MISSKLTSKAQTTIPQPVRVALHLEPGDELVYEIDDQRVILTKAKTSDRADDPFRTFQEWSTEADAKAYADL, from the coding sequence ATGATCAGCAGCAAACTGACCAGCAAAGCGCAGACGACCATCCCGCAACCCGTTCGTGTTGCCCTGCACCTGGAGCCAGGCGACGAATTGGTCTACGAGATTGATGATCAGCGCGTGATTCTTACCAAGGCCAAAACCAGCGACAGGGCTGACGATCCATTCCGCACGTTTCAGGAGTGGAGCACCGAAGCGGACGCGAAGGCTTATGCCGACCTTTAG
- a CDS encoding AbrB/MazE/SpoVT family DNA-binding domain-containing protein — MQTEIKKWGNSAVVRLPAPMLSELGLTVGLRIELKHENGRLVIEPVRPVREGWFAAPVAADEDAFATLRPDEGDDEWVW; from the coding sequence ATGCAAACCGAAATCAAAAAATGGGGCAACAGCGCCGTGGTCCGGCTGCCGGCGCCGATGCTGTCCGAGCTTGGCCTCACGGTGGGCTTGCGCATCGAGCTGAAACACGAAAACGGCCGTCTGGTCATCGAGCCGGTCCGCCCCGTGCGCGAGGGCTGGTTTGCCGCGCCGGTTGCCGCGGACGAAGACGCCTTCGCCACCCTCCGGCCGGACGAAGGGGATGACGAATGGGTGTGGTGA
- a CDS encoding type II toxin-antitoxin system RelE/ParE family toxin: MSRILRRRQAAADIADIWRHIAQDKPAAADRWIDDLDQQFGLLARQPLMGRERGEIAVDVRSFPFGRYVIFYVPLADGIDVLRVLHSSMDIEARFDRGP; this comes from the coding sequence ATGAGCCGGATCCTGCGTCGCCGCCAGGCGGCGGCGGATATTGCCGACATCTGGCGGCACATCGCCCAGGACAAGCCCGCGGCCGCTGACCGGTGGATCGATGACCTCGACCAGCAGTTCGGCCTGCTGGCGCGACAACCCCTGATGGGCCGCGAGCGCGGCGAAATAGCCGTTGACGTGCGCAGCTTTCCGTTCGGGCGCTACGTCATTTTTTACGTCCCGCTTGCAGATGGCATCGACGTTTTGCGTGTGTTGCACTCGTCGATGGACATCGAAGCCCGATTCGATCGTGGCCCGTAG
- the gltS gene encoding sodium/glutamate symporter, with amino-acid sequence MFALGMIETLALAALAVAVGQGLRRWVPVLARYDLPAPVLGGLLVAVIVSLLRRDGQDLVRFDTTLQAPLMIAFFTTIGFGASLRLLRVGGVQVAWFLAIATVAALLQNLLGASLALAMGLPPLLGVLAGSVTLTGGPATGLAFAPLFEQAGVSGATVVAITAAMSGIVMGGLFGGPVAGRIIARRGLHSTGARAVPAAVPASPEHATDTAAPLLRTMILILLAMWVGGYLAGGFTALGVTLPAYIGAMLAAAVLRNIGDHQPLLHVPVQAMEDLGAVALSLFIAMALMTLRLWELVDLALPLLALLVAQAALLVLLCQWVFRLMGRDFDAAVMAGGFYGFMMGTTANAVANMQALTDRYGPAPRAFLVVPLVGAFFIDFVNALLITAFLNLLG; translated from the coding sequence TTGTTTGCCCTTGGCATGATCGAGACGCTGGCGCTGGCGGCGCTGGCGGTGGCGGTCGGCCAGGGACTGCGGCGCTGGGTGCCGGTGCTGGCGCGCTACGACCTGCCGGCGCCGGTGCTGGGCGGGCTGCTGGTGGCGGTCATCGTCAGCCTGCTGCGCCGGGACGGGCAGGATCTGGTGCGCTTCGACACCACGCTGCAGGCGCCGCTGATGATCGCCTTTTTCACCACCATCGGCTTTGGCGCCAGCCTGCGCCTGCTGCGGGTGGGCGGCGTGCAGGTGGCGTGGTTCCTGGCCATCGCCACCGTCGCCGCGCTGCTGCAGAACCTGCTCGGGGCGAGCCTGGCGCTGGCGATGGGTCTGCCGCCGCTGCTGGGCGTGCTGGCCGGTTCGGTCACGCTCACCGGTGGCCCGGCGACGGGCCTGGCGTTCGCGCCGCTGTTCGAGCAGGCCGGCGTCAGCGGCGCCACGGTGGTGGCGATCACGGCCGCCATGAGCGGCATCGTCATGGGCGGCCTGTTCGGTGGCCCGGTGGCCGGGCGCATCATCGCCCGCCGGGGGCTGCACTCGACCGGCGCGCGTGCGGTGCCCGCGGCGGTGCCCGCATCCCCGGAACACGCGACCGACACCGCCGCGCCGCTGCTGCGCACGATGATCCTGATCCTGCTGGCGATGTGGGTCGGCGGCTATCTGGCGGGCGGTTTCACCGCGCTGGGCGTCACCCTGCCGGCCTACATCGGCGCCATGCTGGCGGCGGCCGTGCTGCGCAACATCGGGGACCATCAGCCGCTGTTGCACGTGCCGGTACAGGCTATGGAGGATCTGGGCGCAGTGGCGCTGTCGCTGTTCATCGCCATGGCGCTGATGACGCTGCGGCTGTGGGAGCTGGTCGATCTGGCGCTGCCGCTGCTGGCGCTGCTGGTGGCGCAGGCGGCGCTGCTGGTGCTGCTGTGCCAGTGGGTGTTTCGGCTGATGGGGCGGGATTTCGACGCCGCCGTGATGGCCGGCGGTTTCTACGGCTTCATGATGGGCACCACCGCCAACGCGGTGGCCAACATGCAGGCTCTGACCGACCGCTACGGCCCGGCGCCGCGGGCCTTTCTGGTGGTGCCGCTGGTGGGCGCGTTCTTCATCGACTTCGTGAACGCGCTGCTGATTACGGCGTTCCTGAACCTATTGGGTTGA
- a CDS encoding N-acyl-D-amino-acid deacylase family protein, producing MNHDLLIRGGSVVDGTGAPARHADVAIQGDRIVAVGSELGGARETLDASGLVVSPGFIDPHTHYDAQWCWDPVLTSSAWHGVTSVVMGNCGVGIAPCRPAAREMAMMDLVNVEAMPAEVLRSGIRWQWETFPQFMDAVTGGGIGLNAGFLLPLAALRHYAMGEQSGERGANAAEIRVMADHLRAAMDAGALGFSTTVLAQHIGHGGKPLAARLASRDELKALCNVLRDLRRGTIQIAMGGVGGALSAEQQDLLRFLLEESQRPLTWTFLLVPVGNPERALQTLEETDWLTRMGAVPQVSCRPFLTQLEMTNPFIFADRKTFAPLFNTDNARLAAAYRDRHFRDTLRAELAQPGAFSSDWTRLELQQVNAPALNALVGRTVADIAAERGADGLDTFLDIALEDELGARFLYTISNIDLDVVARLINDPRTLIGASDGGAHVDQICDVGYATWLLGTWVRERKAMSLEYAVQRLTGDPARVFGIADRGRIATGLKADIAVFDPATVGSDRLARAVFDLPGGRRRLVSDARGIAATVVNGQLLMRNGDVSATRAGAHLQAA from the coding sequence ATGAATCACGACCTTCTGATCCGCGGCGGCAGCGTCGTCGACGGCACCGGCGCCCCGGCCCGGCACGCCGATGTGGCGATCCAGGGCGACCGCATCGTTGCCGTCGGCAGCGAACTTGGCGGCGCCCGCGAGACGCTCGACGCCAGCGGCCTGGTGGTGTCGCCCGGCTTCATCGACCCGCACACGCATTACGACGCGCAGTGGTGCTGGGATCCGGTGCTGACCAGCAGCGCCTGGCACGGCGTGACCTCGGTGGTGATGGGCAACTGCGGGGTCGGCATTGCGCCGTGCCGACCGGCGGCGCGCGAGATGGCGATGATGGACCTGGTGAACGTGGAGGCCATGCCGGCCGAGGTGCTGCGCAGTGGCATCCGCTGGCAGTGGGAGACCTTTCCGCAGTTCATGGACGCCGTGACCGGCGGCGGCATCGGCCTCAATGCCGGTTTCCTGCTGCCGCTGGCGGCGCTGCGCCATTACGCGATGGGCGAGCAGTCCGGCGAGCGCGGCGCGAATGCGGCCGAGATCCGCGTGATGGCCGATCACCTGCGCGCCGCCATGGACGCCGGGGCGCTGGGCTTCAGCACCACCGTGCTGGCGCAGCACATCGGCCACGGCGGCAAACCGCTGGCCGCCCGCCTGGCCAGCCGCGACGAGCTCAAGGCCCTGTGCAACGTGCTGCGCGATCTTCGCCGCGGCACCATCCAGATCGCCATGGGCGGCGTCGGCGGCGCGCTGAGCGCCGAGCAGCAGGACTTGCTGCGCTTCCTGCTGGAGGAAAGCCAGCGCCCGCTGACCTGGACCTTCCTGTTGGTGCCGGTCGGCAATCCCGAGCGCGCCCTGCAGACACTGGAGGAAACCGACTGGCTGACGCGCATGGGCGCCGTGCCGCAGGTGTCGTGCCGGCCGTTTCTGACGCAGCTGGAGATGACCAACCCGTTCATCTTTGCCGACCGCAAGACCTTCGCGCCGCTGTTCAACACCGACAACGCCCGGCTGGCGGCGGCTTACCGCGACCGCCATTTCCGCGACACGCTGCGCGCCGAACTGGCGCAGCCGGGGGCTTTTTCGAGCGACTGGACGCGGCTCGAACTGCAGCAGGTCAACGCCCCGGCCTTGAACGCGCTGGTCGGCCGCACGGTGGCCGACATCGCCGCCGAGCGCGGCGCCGATGGGCTGGACACGTTCCTGGACATCGCGCTGGAAGACGAGCTCGGCGCGCGCTTTCTGTACACGATCTCGAACATCGATCTGGACGTGGTGGCCAGGCTCATCAATGACCCGCGCACGCTGATCGGCGCCTCCGACGGCGGCGCGCACGTGGACCAGATCTGCGATGTCGGCTACGCCACCTGGCTGCTGGGCACCTGGGTGCGCGAGCGCAAGGCCATGAGTCTGGAGTACGCCGTGCAGCGCCTGACCGGCGACCCGGCGCGGGTGTTCGGCATCGCCGACCGTGGGCGCATCGCGACCGGGCTGAAGGCAGACATCGCCGTGTTCGACCCGGCCACGGTTGGCTCGGACCGCCTGGCGCGGGCGGTGTTCGACCTGCCCGGCGGGCGGCGGCGGCTGGTGTCGGACGCGCGCGGCATCGCCGCCACGGTCGTCAACGGCCAGCTGCTGATGCGCAACGGCGACGTCAGCGCCACGCGTGCCGGCGCACACCTGCAGGCGGCCTGA
- a CDS encoding DsbA family oxidoreductase: MTDSHPIVIEFFHDCLSAWCYKASERLRAFAAEHPDVQMVQRCFPLAVSPMLFNRQLYADKREAKRDVVMVHWADARAFEPDPRIDCELMMTRDFDYPYSLPNQLGAKAAEMQGGQRAHWDFFDRVQRAHLTECRNIADYAVLRECAEDIGLDGERWLHDVFGEHARTLLADDIERAARYGILRIPALVADGRHVLGGIPRSTLGHCLREEGIETFYEDIKRRRMLGYGLPPAE; encoded by the coding sequence ATGACCGACAGCCACCCGATCGTCATCGAGTTCTTTCACGACTGCCTTTCGGCCTGGTGCTACAAGGCCTCCGAGCGCCTGCGCGCGTTCGCCGCCGAGCACCCGGACGTGCAGATGGTGCAGCGCTGCTTTCCGCTGGCGGTGTCGCCGATGCTGTTCAACCGCCAGCTCTATGCCGACAAGCGCGAGGCCAAGCGCGACGTGGTGATGGTGCACTGGGCCGACGCGCGTGCCTTCGAGCCGGACCCGCGCATCGACTGCGAGCTGATGATGACGCGCGATTTCGACTACCCCTACTCGCTGCCGAACCAGCTGGGCGCCAAGGCAGCCGAAATGCAGGGCGGCCAGCGCGCGCACTGGGACTTTTTCGATCGCGTGCAGCGTGCGCACCTGACCGAGTGCCGCAACATCGCCGACTACGCCGTGCTGCGCGAGTGCGCCGAGGACATCGGCCTGGACGGCGAGCGCTGGCTGCACGACGTGTTCGGCGAGCATGCCCGCACGCTGCTGGCGGACGACATCGAGCGTGCCGCCCGCTACGGCATCCTGCGCATTCCGGCGCTGGTGGCCGACGGCCGCCACGTGCTGGGTGGCATCCCGCGCTCGACGCTCGGCCACTGCCTGCGCGAGGAAGGCATCGAAACCTTCTACGAGGACATCAAGCGGCGGCGCATGCTGGGGTATGGGCTGCCGCCGGCGGAGTGA
- the arsN2 gene encoding arsenic resistance N-acetyltransferase ArsN2, whose product MSTVTIYHNPTCGTSRNTLALIRASGIEPTVIEYLKTPPDRETLKALIARMGMGVRDVLRIKGTPYKELGLDAAHWSDDQLIDQMLAYPILINRPIVVSRSGVRLCRPSDMVIELLPQRPAGEIRKEDGTPLLVDTPIAGSDLDLALALQEAVLPTDDLAEPGRSFFAYATVSGECVGYGGFERMGRDVLVRSLVVLPHARHRGIGGGMLALLLRRAFDEGGRDAWLLTTTAAPFFERAGFRPIERSAAPAAILATRQAASLCPSSAVLLGRRMSL is encoded by the coding sequence ATGAGTACCGTCACGATCTACCACAACCCGACCTGCGGCACGTCGCGCAACACGCTAGCGCTGATCCGCGCCAGCGGCATCGAGCCCACGGTCATCGAGTACCTGAAGACGCCGCCCGACCGCGAGACCTTGAAGGCGCTGATCGCGCGGATGGGCATGGGCGTGCGGGATGTGTTGCGCATCAAGGGCACGCCCTACAAGGAACTGGGCCTGGATGCCGCGCATTGGAGCGACGACCAGTTGATCGATCAGATGCTGGCGTACCCGATCCTCATCAATCGGCCCATCGTGGTGTCGCGCTCGGGCGTGCGCCTGTGCCGCCCCTCGGACATGGTGATCGAACTGCTGCCGCAACGACCGGCGGGCGAGATCCGCAAGGAGGATGGCACGCCGCTGCTGGTGGATACGCCGATCGCCGGCAGCGACCTGGACCTCGCCCTGGCTTTGCAAGAGGCCGTGCTTCCCACGGACGACCTGGCCGAACCAGGGCGCAGCTTCTTCGCCTATGCCACGGTGTCCGGCGAGTGCGTGGGCTACGGCGGCTTCGAGCGCATGGGCCGGGACGTGCTCGTGCGCTCCCTGGTGGTGCTGCCACACGCACGCCATCGCGGCATCGGCGGCGGAATGCTCGCACTGCTGTTGCGCCGTGCCTTCGACGAGGGCGGGCGCGACGCCTGGTTGCTGACCACGACGGCTGCGCCGTTCTTCGAGCGGGCGGGCTTCAGGCCAATCGAGCGCAGCGCCGCACCGGCGGCCATCCTTGCCACACGGCAGGCCGCAAGCCTGTGTCCTTCGAGCGCCGTGTTGCTTGGACGTCGAATGTCACTGTGA
- a CDS encoding type II toxin-antitoxin system ParD family antitoxin — protein sequence MGMNVNLTPHLEDWVRSKVASGLYNSASEVVRDALRLLEEQDQMRTLRLDQLRAEIQRGLDSGPAEPWDAQALKRQLAAGKTPDE from the coding sequence ATGGGCATGAACGTCAACCTCACGCCGCACCTGGAAGATTGGGTGCGCAGCAAGGTCGCCTCAGGCTTGTACAACTCGGCCAGCGAGGTGGTGCGCGACGCGCTGCGGCTGCTGGAGGAGCAGGATCAGATGCGCACCCTGCGCCTCGATCAGTTGCGCGCAGAAATCCAGCGGGGACTGGACAGCGGCCCCGCCGAGCCATGGGATGCGCAGGCCCTGAAGCGGCAACTTGCCGCCGGTAAGACCCCAGACGAATGA